From Verrucomicrobiales bacterium:
TTTTGGGAAAACCAGAACGAGTTGCTCCATTCCCTCGCCGAAGCACCGATCCAGGGGATGGGTTGATGGACAACATGCTGGCGGTGTTTGAGTATCCTAGAGCCACAGCTACGGTGAAATGCTCTGCGATCGAGGTTGAGGGGTGGGATCGGCGACACCTGGTCGTCTGCGGGACGCGGGGAACCTTTCAGATCCAACCTCTCGACAATCCTTCCGCCCGCATCTCCCTGGATCAAGCCCGCGGGCCCTACCGAAAAGGTTCGCAGGAAGTCACGTTCGCGAAGTACACCCGCTACGTCGGTGATGCCGCCGACATGGCGAAGATCCTGCGCGGAGAAAAGCCCAACGACTTTTCCTATTCACATGATCTGGATGTTCAGGACACCTTGCTCCGCGCGTGCGGAATGTCGGTTCGCCGGTGACCTGATTTTCCCTTGCCAGCCAGCGGCTGGGCGGGCAGAAGAGTGTTTCAACACTGCGGTCCCGTATGCTTTCGTGATTTATGTCTCTACCTGCTTCATTCTGTCCTGACCTGGTTGGCTGCCTTTCACAAGGCGCAGCGGGAAATCCCACGGTCGCCATGATCGAGGCCGCCTTCCGGCATCACCGGATCAACGGCCGCTACATCAATATGGAGTGTCCGCCTGAAAACCTGGCGGATGCCGTTAAAGGGTTGCGGGCCACCGGTTACAAGGGATTCAACCTCAGCATGCCGCACAAAGTGAGCGTCATCCCGCTGCTGGATGGTCTGGGCCAGTCGGCGTCGGTAATCGGGGCGGTTAACTGCGTCGTCCGGCGGGGGGACAAACTGATCGGCGAAAACACCGATGGAAAGGGATTTCTGCGCTCTCTTCAGGAGTTGACCGATCCGCGAGGCAAGACGGTGGTGCTGTTTGGAGCGGGCGGAGCCGCACGAGCGGTGGCGGTCGAGCTCGCCCTCGCCGGAGTGAGTCGATTCATCCTGGTGAATCGCTCGCCGGAGCGAGGTCGTCCGTTGCTCGACCTCCTGGTGAGCAAGCTGAGCTGTCGGGCGGAATTGCACCCGTGGACCGGAGATTTTGCCCTGCCGTCCGAGGCGGACATCGTGATTAACGGAACTTCAATCGGGCTGTATGACGACCATGCGCGACTGCCTCTCGACGTCTCTACATTTAGGTCAGGCCAGATTGTGGCGGATGTGGTGTTTAGCCCGCCGGTGACTCGTTTCCTCCGCGACGCCCGAGAGGCCGGCTGCAAAACCCTGGATGGCCTCTCCATGCTCGTCAACCAGGGGGTGTTAGGTGTCGAGTACTGGACCGGGATACTGCCCGACAGTGCAGTGATGTATCAGGCACTGGCTGCTGCGATGCGACTTTAGCAGCCAACACCGCCGTCGCGTTGGCACGGCTGTTGTGAGGTGCGGAAGCCTTGGGAGCGGGGACATGTTGCCCACGGAGCACACGGATCCGGGGAGCGACTGCAACACCGACTGCGGGTGCGGGGCGAGTCGCCGAGCCGACTGAAGTTACTGTTCTGCTGGATCCCTTCCGACTCCGTGTGTTCGGTGTGTTCCGTGGGGAAACTCTTCCT
This genomic window contains:
- the aroE gene encoding shikimate dehydrogenase; its protein translation is MSLPASFCPDLVGCLSQGAAGNPTVAMIEAAFRHHRINGRYINMECPPENLADAVKGLRATGYKGFNLSMPHKVSVIPLLDGLGQSASVIGAVNCVVRRGDKLIGENTDGKGFLRSLQELTDPRGKTVVLFGAGGAARAVAVELALAGVSRFILVNRSPERGRPLLDLLVSKLSCRAELHPWTGDFALPSEADIVINGTSIGLYDDHARLPLDVSTFRSGQIVADVVFSPPVTRFLRDAREAGCKTLDGLSMLVNQGVLGVEYWTGILPDSAVMYQALAAAMRL